One segment of Pontibacter akesuensis DNA contains the following:
- a CDS encoding glycoside hydrolase family 3 N-terminal domain-containing protein: protein MNKTKSIPFALAVALALQFCASPKPAADGITTAATETTATAISPASVASSSRVDSLIAAMTIEEKVGQMTQVTIDLILEDDETTVVDMAKLRKALIEKNVGSILNVKGHAYTVDEWHKILTTIQDVATKETRLGVPVVYGVDAIHGANYIAGSTLFPHNIGTAASRNPEMARKIAEITAAEVRAAGIPWNFDPVLDIGRQPLWPRFEETFGEDVYLVKTMGAATIRGYEQDGLNQDHTVASCMKHFLGYSLPATGKDRTPSYIPETMLREYVLPPFREAVEAGAATVMINSGEINGVPVHGSKYYLTTILRDELGFEGVAVSDWEDVIRLHTRHRVAATPKEAVRMAVEAGLDMSMVPMDYSFYDLLVELVKEGTISEERIDLSVRRILNFKENLGLLDNPYPNAALKSQVQKPEYDSVAYQAALESLTLLKNEGNVLPLKKGARVLVAGPGANSLGTLHSSWSYIWQGSDESQYPDKALTIVEALRKELGAKNVVSRSVGDFGAAANYNVAQLKKDAQNVQAIILCLGEKAYAESPGVIDDLGLDANQLTLAKAAKETGKPVILVLTQGRPRIISSIEPDVKAVLLAYRPSTFGAPAIADVLFGDHNPSGVLPFTYPRHAGDVVLYDHKGTEKIREDQPNTYGDKGFNPQWTFGHGLSYTTFQFSDLKVNATTFGANDQLQVTVKVKNTGSRAGKKAVELYSRDLYASITPSASRLRAYTKVDLAPGEEKEVRFSLKPEDLAFVNEAGKWVTEPGDFDLMVGDLKVTTNYVQ, encoded by the coding sequence ATGAATAAGACCAAATCTATTCCTTTTGCGCTCGCCGTGGCACTTGCCTTACAGTTTTGTGCCTCTCCCAAGCCCGCTGCTGATGGCATAACCACGGCCGCAACAGAAACTACAGCAACAGCCATTTCTCCCGCATCTGTAGCCTCATCCAGCCGGGTGGACAGCCTGATCGCAGCCATGACTATTGAAGAAAAAGTAGGGCAGATGACGCAGGTTACCATCGACCTGATCTTGGAAGATGACGAAACGACGGTGGTGGATATGGCGAAGCTGCGCAAGGCCCTGATTGAAAAAAATGTAGGTTCTATCCTGAACGTAAAAGGCCATGCCTACACAGTGGATGAGTGGCATAAAATTCTGACAACCATTCAGGATGTGGCTACCAAGGAGACAAGACTGGGCGTGCCGGTGGTATATGGCGTTGATGCCATCCATGGGGCAAACTACATTGCGGGCTCTACCTTGTTTCCGCACAACATTGGCACAGCCGCCAGTCGCAACCCGGAGATGGCCCGCAAAATAGCGGAGATCACGGCAGCGGAAGTGCGTGCCGCTGGTATTCCCTGGAACTTCGACCCGGTGCTTGACATCGGCAGGCAACCGCTGTGGCCACGCTTCGAGGAGACTTTTGGCGAGGATGTGTACCTGGTAAAAACCATGGGAGCGGCCACGATCAGAGGATATGAGCAGGATGGCCTGAATCAGGACCACACCGTTGCCTCCTGCATGAAGCACTTCCTGGGATATTCCCTTCCCGCTACCGGCAAAGACAGAACGCCGTCTTATATTCCGGAAACAATGCTGCGGGAGTATGTGCTGCCTCCGTTCAGAGAGGCCGTCGAAGCCGGGGCAGCTACGGTGATGATCAACTCAGGTGAAATCAACGGGGTGCCCGTGCACGGCAGCAAGTACTATCTGACCACCATCCTGCGGGATGAACTGGGTTTTGAGGGCGTGGCTGTTTCAGACTGGGAAGACGTGATCCGCCTGCACACCCGGCACCGCGTTGCCGCCACCCCAAAGGAGGCTGTGCGAATGGCAGTGGAGGCAGGGCTGGACATGAGCATGGTGCCGATGGACTATTCATTCTACGACCTGCTGGTGGAGCTGGTAAAAGAGGGAACCATCAGCGAGGAGCGCATTGATCTGTCGGTGCGCCGTATCCTGAACTTCAAAGAAAATCTGGGACTGCTGGATAACCCATACCCGAATGCTGCCCTGAAAAGCCAGGTGCAGAAGCCGGAGTATGACAGCGTAGCCTACCAGGCCGCCTTGGAAAGCCTGACGCTGCTGAAGAATGAAGGCAATGTGCTGCCGCTGAAGAAGGGAGCACGTGTGCTGGTGGCTGGCCCGGGGGCAAACTCGCTGGGAACGCTGCACAGCAGCTGGTCCTATATCTGGCAGGGCAGTGATGAGAGCCAATACCCGGACAAGGCCCTAACCATTGTGGAGGCCTTGCGAAAAGAACTGGGCGCGAAAAATGTGGTGAGCCGATCAGTGGGTGACTTCGGGGCGGCCGCTAATTACAATGTCGCACAGCTGAAAAAGGATGCGCAAAACGTGCAGGCCATTATACTTTGCCTCGGAGAGAAAGCATATGCCGAAAGCCCTGGTGTAATTGATGATCTGGGACTGGATGCCAACCAGCTTACCCTGGCCAAGGCCGCCAAAGAAACAGGGAAGCCGGTAATTCTGGTACTCACGCAGGGAAGGCCACGCATAATCTCCTCCATTGAGCCAGATGTGAAGGCAGTGCTGCTGGCGTACCGTCCATCTACCTTTGGCGCTCCGGCTATTGCCGACGTACTTTTTGGTGACCATAACCCAAGCGGGGTGCTGCCTTTTACGTACCCACGCCATGCCGGTGATGTGGTGCTGTACGACCACAAAGGGACCGAGAAGATCCGTGAGGACCAGCCAAACACCTATGGCGATAAAGGATTTAATCCGCAATGGACATTCGGGCATGGCTTAAGCTACACTACGTTTCAGTTTTCAGACCTGAAGGTAAATGCAACGACGTTCGGAGCGAATGACCAACTGCAGGTAACCGTGAAGGTGAAGAACACCGGTAGCCGTGCCGGTAAAAAGGCCGTGGAGCTTTACAGCCGAGATCTATACGCCAGCATCACCCCAAGCGCCAGCAGGCTGCGGGCGTACACGAAAGTGGATCTTGCACCGGGAGAGGAAAAAGAAGTTCGCTTCAGCCTGAAACCGGAAGACCTTGCTTTTGTGAATGAGGCAGGAAAATGGGTAACGGAACCCGGCGACTTCGACCTGATGGTGGGTGACCTGAAAGTGACAACGAACTACGTACAGTAA
- a CDS encoding dodecin family protein produces the protein MAIVKVIEVIAGSEKSFDDATRNALEEAAKSVKNIKSIYIKEMTANVQDNRIVSYGVNAKISFEVDNLKQNG, from the coding sequence ATGGCAATTGTAAAAGTAATAGAAGTAATCGCCGGGTCTGAGAAGAGTTTTGACGACGCTACCCGTAACGCGCTGGAAGAAGCTGCGAAGTCAGTTAAAAACATAAAGTCCATTTATATTAAGGAGATGACGGCAAACGTGCAGGATAATAGAATCGTCTCCTATGGGGTGAATGCTAAAATATCTTTCGAGGTGGATAACCTGAAGCAGAACGGATGA
- a CDS encoding cupin domain-containing protein — MSSEHNKEQLFKEIAQELTAKGFNIDRQDQTRPWGGFFVIDEQQAQRFADTYFDGISVDDLKISGKLSPKILVVAPEKRLSWQYHHRRAEIWQVVRGVVGVVTSDTDEEGMVQTLNPGDKITLQQGERHRLVGLKEWGVLAEIWQHTDAAQPSDEEDIVRVQDDFGR, encoded by the coding sequence ATGTCAAGTGAGCATAATAAGGAACAACTGTTTAAGGAAATAGCGCAGGAACTGACGGCTAAGGGTTTTAACATCGACAGGCAGGACCAGACGCGGCCATGGGGCGGTTTTTTTGTGATAGACGAGCAGCAGGCCCAGCGTTTTGCTGATACCTACTTTGACGGCATATCCGTCGATGACCTGAAAATATCAGGAAAGCTGAGCCCCAAGATTCTGGTTGTGGCGCCCGAGAAACGCCTGTCGTGGCAGTACCATCACCGCAGGGCTGAAATATGGCAGGTAGTACGAGGTGTTGTTGGCGTGGTGACAAGTGATACCGATGAGGAGGGGATGGTGCAAACGCTGAACCCGGGAGATAAAATCACCCTGCAGCAAGGGGAGCGTCACCGCCTGGTAGGCCTGAAGGAATGGGGGGTACTGGCTGAAATCTGGCAACACACGGATGCCGCACAGCCATCAGACGAAGAGGACATCGTAAGAGTGCAGGACGACTTTGGCCGGTAG
- a CDS encoding SDR family oxidoreductase, producing the protein MKMTQDTNTHNSGRKGVAVITGASAGLGRACAREFAKNGYDVGLLARGVEGLEGAKREVEEMGRKAVFVPVDVADAAAVEAAAVKIEQELGDIDVWVNNAMNSVFSPVKKMEPEDYKRVTDVTYLGQVYGTLSALKRMLPRDKGSIVLVGSALAYRGIPLQSAYCGSKHAIQGFYDSLRTELMHDKSNVKVTMVQLPAMNTTQFGFVKTRLPNKPKPMGKIYQPEVAAEVIVYAAENERREYRVGYPTLQAIIGNKIAPWFADYVLAKTGIEGQQTNTPEDPNRKHNLYDPLPGDHGAHGTFDDQATYFSPQVWLSLHRDKLLAGALALGGVMLGSMLSRKWSDK; encoded by the coding sequence ATGAAAATGACACAAGACACAAATACGCACAATAGTGGCCGCAAAGGTGTGGCCGTCATCACAGGTGCCTCAGCCGGACTGGGCCGCGCCTGCGCCAGGGAGTTCGCCAAAAACGGGTATGATGTCGGATTACTTGCCCGGGGCGTGGAAGGCCTGGAAGGCGCAAAGCGCGAAGTAGAGGAGATGGGGCGTAAAGCCGTGTTTGTACCGGTGGATGTGGCGGATGCAGCGGCCGTGGAAGCGGCAGCCGTGAAGATAGAGCAAGAATTAGGCGATATAGATGTGTGGGTGAACAACGCCATGAACAGTGTGTTCAGCCCCGTAAAGAAAATGGAGCCGGAAGATTATAAGCGTGTAACCGATGTAACCTACCTCGGCCAGGTATACGGCACCTTATCAGCGCTCAAGCGCATGCTGCCCCGTGATAAAGGCTCCATTGTGCTGGTGGGCTCAGCATTGGCTTACCGCGGCATTCCGCTGCAGTCAGCCTACTGCGGCTCCAAGCACGCCATTCAGGGCTTTTACGATTCGTTGCGCACCGAGCTGATGCACGATAAAAGCAACGTGAAGGTAACGATGGTACAGCTGCCGGCCATGAACACGACCCAGTTTGGCTTCGTGAAAACCCGTCTGCCGAACAAGCCAAAGCCCATGGGCAAGATCTACCAGCCTGAGGTGGCCGCCGAAGTAATTGTATACGCGGCCGAAAACGAGCGCCGGGAGTACCGGGTAGGCTATCCGACACTGCAAGCCATTATCGGCAACAAAATAGCGCCCTGGTTTGCGGATTATGTACTGGCCAAGACTGGCATTGAAGGCCAGCAAACCAACACTCCCGAAGATCCGAACCGCAAGCACAACCTCTACGATCCGCTTCCGGGAGACCATGGTGCCCATGGCACCTTCGATGATCAGGCAACTTACTTCAGCCCACAAGTATGGCTAAGCCTGCACCGGGATAAACTGCTGGCGGGGGCACTGGCGCTGGGTGGCGTTATGCTGGGCAGCATGCTCTCCCGAAAATGGTCTGACAAGTAG
- a CDS encoding vitamin K epoxide reductase family protein, with translation MKQNKSVIDKLRDDSSETTQYRRQIAGLAALGLLDFSLISLFQLGYIRKLPDIPGKYFDTEKVNSSEDAVILGIPDGVISLGAYTATMALATASSRFTKQSRVLDVALGGVLLAQAAGAAQYLVNMTFVQKRACIYCLAGAAINFAALSPLRKLLRRRD, from the coding sequence ATGAAACAAAACAAATCCGTAATTGACAAGCTGCGCGACGACAGCAGCGAAACCACACAATACCGCCGGCAGATAGCAGGACTGGCCGCACTGGGCCTTCTCGACTTCAGCCTGATTTCCCTTTTCCAGTTGGGCTATATCAGAAAGCTACCAGATATTCCGGGCAAGTATTTTGACACGGAGAAAGTCAACTCTTCAGAAGATGCCGTGATACTCGGCATACCGGATGGTGTGATTAGCTTGGGGGCTTACACGGCTACGATGGCGCTGGCCACAGCGTCCTCACGCTTCACAAAGCAGTCGCGGGTGCTGGATGTAGCTCTTGGAGGTGTTTTACTGGCACAGGCTGCCGGCGCGGCGCAGTACCTGGTCAACATGACCTTTGTACAGAAGCGCGCCTGTATTTACTGCCTCGCGGGGGCAGCCATAAACTTCGCGGCACTTAGTCCTTTACGAAAGCTGCTCAGGCGCCGGGACTAG
- a CDS encoding GNAT family N-acetyltransferase: MPNVLETERLILSEFTTADAAFVLELLNDPTWLQNIGDRGVRTLDDARAYIKNGPISSYKRFGLGLYLVRLKEGNIPVGVCGLLKREVLEDFDIGYALLPRYTGMGYAQEAAAGVVRHARHTLGLARIVAFTLPGNPGSIRVLEKLGMKYEGTMQLTPDADVCNLYVLEL; the protein is encoded by the coding sequence ATGCCCAACGTACTTGAAACAGAGCGATTAATTCTCAGTGAGTTTACGACCGCAGACGCCGCCTTTGTCCTGGAGTTGTTAAATGACCCGACGTGGTTGCAAAACATTGGAGACAGAGGTGTGCGTACATTGGATGATGCCCGTGCCTACATCAAGAACGGACCAATCAGCAGTTATAAACGGTTTGGTCTTGGCTTGTACCTAGTTCGGCTAAAGGAAGGCAACATACCTGTCGGTGTTTGCGGTTTGCTGAAAAGGGAGGTGCTGGAGGATTTTGACATAGGCTATGCCCTGCTACCCAGGTACACCGGGATGGGGTATGCCCAGGAGGCAGCAGCAGGTGTGGTTCGCCATGCCAGGCACACCCTTGGTTTAGCACGCATCGTAGCCTTCACCCTGCCAGGCAACCCCGGCTCTATCCGCGTGCTTGAAAAACTGGGAATGAAGTATGAGGGCACTATGCAGTTAACGCCAGATGCTGATGTATGCAACTTGTACGTACTAGAACTTTAG
- a CDS encoding beta-glucosidase — protein MKRVLSLFLMSVLIGAASFTLKQEEKYKYPFQNPELSIDARVNDLVSRLTLEEKVAQMLNAAPAIDRLGIPSYDWWNEVLHGVARTPYKVTVYPQAIGMAATFDTISLKQMADFSALEGRAIYNKAIEEGKSGQRYVGLTYWTPNINIFRDPRWGRGQETYGEDPFLTAMLGRAFVRGLQGDDPKYLKAAACAKHYAVHSGPEPERHVFNATPSNYDLWDTYLPAFEELVVNADVAGVMCAYNAFRGEPCCGSDVLMNDILRNQWQFTGYVTSDCWAIDDFFKNHKTHPDAASASADAVMHGTDLDCGTDAYKALVQAVKNGQITERQIDVSVKRLFTIRFRLGMFDPAAMVAYAQTPSSVLESAPHQAHSLKMARQSMVLLKNDKNTLPLRKNLKKIAVVGPNADNPIAVLGNYNGLPSEIVTALEGIREKVGPNTEVVYERASTFTKDTLLVYSDISKRLSIDGKPGVKAEYFDNKELKGQPIATRQEAGISNAWQEGETVVGNMKAYDFTARYTTDYTADKDGTITFEVEGDDGYRFFVDGKQQLDAWSRNRWGAKTYKLPTEKGKTYRLMVEYLQDGGKASIAMRAGNLARTDFKALANRVKDADAIVFVGGISPQLEGEEMKVDEPGFEGGDRTTIMLPQVQTDLMKVLKATGKPVVFVMMTGSAIATPWESENIPAIVNAWYAGQSAGTAIADVLFGDYNPAGRLPVTFYKSDKDLPPFSDYSMEGRTYRYFNGQPLYSFGHGLSYTTFKYDQLAVPATAKANSPITVRVRVTNTGKMDGEEVVQLYTSREVAGYKTPIRALKGFQRISLKKGESKVVTFQLRPQDMTVIAEDGTAKHLSGNVQISVGGSQPDAKTKKSKKTVEGTVALQ, from the coding sequence ATGAAAAGAGTTCTATCATTATTCCTCATGTCAGTGCTGATCGGTGCAGCGTCTTTTACTTTAAAACAGGAGGAAAAGTACAAATATCCTTTCCAGAACCCTGAGCTCTCCATCGATGCCCGTGTAAACGACCTGGTCTCACGCCTCACCCTGGAGGAGAAGGTGGCGCAGATGCTGAATGCGGCGCCGGCAATCGACAGGCTGGGAATCCCTTCTTATGACTGGTGGAACGAGGTGCTGCACGGAGTTGCGCGCACGCCTTACAAGGTAACGGTGTACCCGCAGGCCATTGGCATGGCGGCCACTTTTGACACGATATCACTTAAACAGATGGCTGATTTTTCGGCCCTGGAAGGAAGGGCCATCTATAACAAAGCCATTGAGGAAGGAAAGTCCGGGCAGCGCTATGTGGGCCTGACCTACTGGACACCGAACATCAACATCTTCCGCGATCCGCGTTGGGGCCGTGGTCAGGAAACCTATGGCGAAGATCCTTTTCTGACAGCTATGCTGGGCAGGGCCTTTGTGCGTGGACTGCAGGGAGATGACCCTAAATACCTGAAGGCAGCAGCCTGTGCCAAGCATTATGCCGTGCACAGTGGTCCGGAGCCGGAGCGCCACGTATTTAACGCCACGCCATCAAATTACGACTTATGGGATACCTATCTGCCTGCTTTTGAGGAATTGGTGGTGAATGCGGATGTAGCGGGTGTGATGTGTGCCTACAATGCCTTCCGTGGAGAGCCTTGCTGCGGCTCTGATGTGCTGATGAACGACATCCTGCGCAACCAGTGGCAGTTTACGGGTTACGTTACGTCGGACTGCTGGGCGATCGACGACTTCTTCAAAAACCATAAAACACACCCGGATGCTGCCAGTGCCTCGGCGGACGCTGTAATGCACGGAACTGACCTGGACTGCGGTACCGACGCCTACAAAGCGCTGGTGCAGGCCGTGAAGAATGGTCAGATCACTGAGCGCCAGATTGATGTGTCGGTGAAGCGGCTTTTCACCATCCGGTTCCGTTTGGGCATGTTTGACCCGGCAGCTATGGTAGCCTATGCGCAGACGCCATCCAGCGTGCTGGAGAGTGCACCGCACCAGGCGCATTCCCTGAAAATGGCCCGCCAGTCGATGGTGCTGCTGAAGAACGATAAGAACACGCTGCCCCTGCGCAAAAACCTGAAGAAGATTGCCGTAGTTGGTCCGAACGCCGACAACCCTATTGCGGTGCTGGGCAACTACAACGGACTTCCATCTGAAATCGTGACGGCACTGGAGGGAATCCGCGAAAAAGTGGGGCCAAACACCGAGGTGGTGTACGAGCGGGCCTCTACCTTTACCAAAGACACGCTACTGGTGTATTCCGACATCAGCAAGCGGCTAAGTATAGATGGCAAGCCCGGCGTAAAGGCCGAATACTTTGATAATAAGGAATTGAAGGGGCAGCCTATCGCCACACGCCAGGAAGCAGGTATAAGCAATGCCTGGCAGGAGGGCGAAACAGTTGTGGGCAACATGAAAGCCTATGATTTCACCGCCCGTTATACGACAGATTATACTGCCGATAAAGATGGCACTATCACTTTTGAAGTAGAAGGAGATGATGGCTACCGCTTTTTTGTGGATGGCAAGCAGCAACTCGATGCCTGGTCGAGGAACCGCTGGGGCGCTAAAACCTACAAGCTCCCTACCGAAAAAGGCAAAACGTACCGCCTGATGGTGGAGTACCTGCAGGACGGTGGCAAGGCCTCCATCGCGATGCGTGCCGGTAACTTAGCCAGAACCGACTTCAAGGCGCTGGCGAACCGTGTAAAGGATGCCGATGCGATTGTGTTTGTGGGCGGTATTTCGCCGCAGTTGGAAGGGGAGGAGATGAAAGTGGATGAGCCGGGTTTTGAAGGCGGCGACCGTACCACCATCATGCTGCCGCAGGTACAAACCGACCTGATGAAGGTGCTGAAAGCCACGGGCAAACCGGTGGTGTTTGTGATGATGACAGGAAGCGCCATCGCCACGCCCTGGGAGTCTGAAAACATACCGGCCATTGTGAACGCCTGGTATGCCGGCCAGTCGGCGGGCACAGCCATTGCGGATGTACTCTTTGGTGACTACAACCCGGCGGGCCGTTTGCCGGTTACCTTCTACAAGAGCGACAAAGACTTGCCGCCATTCAGCGATTACTCTATGGAAGGCCGTACGTACCGCTACTTTAACGGTCAGCCCTTGTACAGCTTCGGGCACGGCCTGAGCTATACTACCTTCAAGTATGACCAGTTAGCAGTGCCTGCAACTGCAAAGGCAAACAGCCCGATAACCGTTCGTGTGCGGGTGACGAACACCGGTAAAATGGATGGCGAGGAAGTGGTGCAGCTGTATACCAGTCGCGAAGTGGCCGGATATAAAACTCCGATCAGGGCATTGAAAGGTTTCCAGCGCATCTCCCTTAAAAAAGGAGAAAGCAAAGTGGTTACTTTTCAACTGCGCCCACAGGACATGACTGTTATTGCCGAGGACGGTACCGCCAAACACCTATCCGGTAATGTGCAGATAAGTGTAGGCGGCAGCCAGCCGGACGCCAAAACAAAGAAGAGCAAGAAAACTGTTGAAGGAACAGTGGCTTTACAATAG
- a CDS encoding nuclear transport factor 2 family protein has product MASENTELVNRYFDLFNQHDWDMMAELYSETAAFKDPSLGPGIVKQTRAQTAQKYRELNEVFPDLTDTVVQVYPSGEKHVIVEFVSSGTAPDGTTFELPICTIFTIEDGQITKDYTYYDNFEA; this is encoded by the coding sequence ATGGCATCTGAAAACACTGAACTTGTAAACCGCTACTTCGACCTTTTCAATCAGCATGATTGGGACATGATGGCGGAGTTGTACTCTGAAACGGCAGCGTTCAAAGACCCGTCGCTTGGCCCCGGCATCGTAAAGCAGACGCGTGCGCAAACGGCACAAAAGTACAGGGAGCTAAACGAAGTATTCCCGGACCTCACTGATACGGTAGTGCAGGTGTATCCATCAGGCGAGAAGCACGTGATTGTGGAATTTGTATCCAGCGGCACTGCACCAGACGGTACTACTTTTGAGTTGCCCATCTGTACTATCTTTACCATTGAAGATGGCCAAATCACGAAAGACTATACCTACTACGATAACTTCGAAGCCTAG
- a CDS encoding FG-GAP repeat domain-containing protein, with product MKKVLSLGFLLLLGCQSETRTDAVNKGEGVAAVGKDTVSLYQGLSESAIIGTTRNQIVSTDTISDNLYLTRYIGDNRFLGTVIWTMVRGRFNPIWQLKDSSDFPPHTYSFVDYNSDGKKDVTILSGQEDVFSTDVYLNKSTTTYSTDNFESVHRNWNNYSVIVDLDGDGVPELLDSGNEQVEPEERPEFFLSDDVKSEIDRKYVEIAQVKGANNFHFNMPQRFRVSNSFLMDSIKVMGCEDEKFIDKTCNYQDYLDWRIGILEQLEKDSRNDTKYVNALISYHKRRKGCK from the coding sequence ATGAAGAAAGTTCTAAGCCTGGGATTCCTACTCCTGTTGGGCTGCCAAAGTGAAACCAGAACCGATGCCGTGAATAAGGGCGAAGGTGTTGCTGCTGTTGGTAAAGATACAGTTAGCTTATATCAAGGCCTATCCGAATCCGCTATCATTGGCACTACACGTAACCAGATCGTCTCGACCGACACCATTAGTGACAATCTGTACCTCACCCGGTACATTGGTGATAACAGGTTTCTGGGCACCGTTATCTGGACAATGGTGCGAGGCAGGTTCAACCCCATCTGGCAGTTGAAAGATAGCAGCGATTTCCCACCCCATACTTACTCCTTTGTAGACTACAACAGTGATGGGAAAAAGGATGTAACCATACTTTCCGGGCAGGAGGATGTTTTTAGCACCGATGTGTACCTCAACAAATCAACGACCACGTACAGCACGGACAACTTTGAGTCAGTACACCGTAACTGGAACAACTACTCAGTAATTGTGGATCTGGATGGTGACGGTGTTCCAGAGTTACTTGACTCAGGAAATGAGCAAGTTGAACCGGAGGAGAGACCGGAGTTTTTCTTGTCAGATGACGTTAAATCCGAAATAGACCGCAAGTATGTTGAGATCGCTCAGGTAAAAGGAGCCAACAATTTCCACTTTAACATGCCCCAGCGTTTCAGGGTATCTAACTCATTTTTGATGGACAGTATAAAAGTGATGGGCTGTGAGGACGAAAAGTTCATAGACAAGACCTGCAACTATCAGGATTATCTTGATTGGCGGATAGGTATACTTGAGCAACTGGAGAAAGACAGCAGGAACGACACGAAGTATGTAAATGCGCTAATCAGTTATCATAAAAGGAGAAAAGGTTGCAAGTAA
- a CDS encoding toxin-antitoxin system YwqK family antitoxin has product MHKLLTFLLPLGLLPIASIAQQQVTTYHDEAYTQVKEVYTITPDSAIVGYYNRYYPTGEREAFIKFVEGKKDSVYTEFYPDGQPKLQVGYVLDVKQGPYKAYRADGKLLQEGFYENDQQSKLFKTYFDDGTLKKETEFVNGFPEGAVREYYPSGKLKSDITYRNSKQNGPAKTYYANGNLESEASYRNGMLEGSYKTYYDNGQVQTEVENVAGQKQGSYKSYYRSGKLSTEGSFAAGKMQGQAKSYFESGKPRSIISYKNGEINGTAQYFSEDGKLVEETTASNNGSDSKTSRYFPSGNLQAEEQLKDRKKHGIWKVYYDAPGKKVQLSENFTAGKKTGERLTYYENGQVEEKKVYKDDKIVGISYTYYPSGKLKSETDHKDGRRFGPYKGYFEDGKIEVLGQFRNNRETGNWKYHNPEGKVIKTRVYRNGEVLEEKEK; this is encoded by the coding sequence ATGCACAAGCTACTAACCTTTTTACTTCCCTTGGGCCTGCTCCCCATCGCATCCATTGCCCAACAGCAAGTCACTACTTATCACGACGAGGCGTACACACAGGTAAAGGAAGTATACACCATTACCCCGGACTCCGCTATCGTGGGCTATTACAACCGCTATTATCCCACTGGTGAGCGCGAAGCGTTTATAAAATTCGTGGAAGGCAAGAAAGACAGCGTGTACACTGAGTTTTACCCGGACGGCCAGCCGAAGCTGCAGGTAGGTTATGTTTTGGATGTGAAGCAGGGGCCTTACAAAGCGTATCGGGCAGATGGGAAGTTGCTGCAGGAGGGCTTTTACGAGAACGATCAGCAAAGCAAACTCTTTAAAACATACTTCGATGATGGCACGCTCAAAAAGGAGACTGAGTTTGTTAACGGCTTTCCGGAGGGAGCTGTGCGCGAGTATTACCCCTCGGGAAAGTTAAAGTCGGACATTACCTACAGGAACAGCAAGCAGAACGGGCCAGCCAAAACCTACTATGCCAACGGCAACCTGGAGTCGGAAGCCAGTTACCGCAACGGCATGCTGGAGGGCTCCTATAAAACATACTACGATAACGGGCAGGTACAGACGGAGGTGGAAAACGTGGCGGGCCAGAAACAGGGCAGCTACAAGAGCTATTACCGCAGCGGCAAGCTAAGCACCGAAGGCAGCTTTGCCGCCGGCAAAATGCAGGGCCAGGCAAAATCATACTTCGAGAGCGGCAAGCCACGCAGCATTATCTCCTATAAAAATGGCGAGATCAACGGCACGGCGCAGTACTTTTCTGAAGACGGCAAACTGGTAGAGGAAACCACGGCCAGCAACAATGGCTCCGACAGCAAAACATCCCGTTACTTTCCTTCCGGCAACCTGCAGGCCGAGGAGCAGCTGAAAGACAGGAAAAAGCACGGCATCTGGAAAGTATACTATGATGCCCCGGGTAAAAAAGTACAACTCAGCGAAAACTTCACGGCCGGCAAGAAAACAGGAGAACGACTTACCTACTATGAGAATGGGCAGGTAGAGGAGAAAAAGGTGTATAAAGATGATAAAATTGTCGGCATCAGCTACACTTATTATCCATCAGGTAAGCTGAAATCAGAAACCGACCATAAAGACGGACGCCGCTTCGGGCCCTACAAAGGTTATTTCGAGGACGGCAAAATAGAGGTGCTGGGCCAGTTCCGCAACAACCGCGAAACCGGCAACTGGAAGTATCATAACCCCGAGGGCAAAGTAATCAAAACCCGCGTTTACCGAAACGGGGAAGTGCTGGAAGAAAAAGAGAAATAG